CGACTGAGTCGGCAGTCGTCGAGCGATAACAGGAGTGTTATGGGATCGGCCGTCGGTAGCGTCGGACGATGAGCGCGACTCAGGTCGCCCTGTACGCGGTGATCGCCGTCGTGGCTACCGCCGGCGTGTGGAAGGGGAGCAGCCTGCTGGAACGCGCCAGTGATCGACTGTCGACGTACTACGGCTTGCCGGCGGTCGTCCAGGGAGCCATCGTCGCGGCGGTCGGGTCGAGCTTTCCGGAGCTTTCGGCGGCCGTGCTCTCGACGCTGCTCCACGGTGAGTTCGATCTCGGCGTGAGCGCGATCGTCGGCTCCGCAGTGTTCAACATCCTCGTGATCCCGGCGCTCAGCGGCTACTTCAGCCGGGGCGATCTCGAAGCGGATCGCACGCTGGTGTACAAGGAGGCCCAGTTCTACATGCTCGCGGTCGCGGGGCTCCTCATCACGTTCGCGCTCGCGGTCATCTACAACCCGACCACGCCGGGCTCGCTCGTCGGCACCGTCACGCGGCCGCTCGCGCTCGCGCCGCTCGCCCTCTACGCGCTGTACGTGTTCATCCAGTACCAGGACGTCATCGAGCACGAATCGACCGAGCCAACCGACGGGATAAACGTCGTGCGGGAGTGGGCGGTGCTCGCGGTGAGTCTCGTCGTCATCGTGATCGCGGTCGAGGGGCTGGTCCGGGCGGCAATCGGGTTCGGTGACCTCTTCGATACCCCGAGTTTCATCTGGGGACTGACCGTCGTCGCGGCCGGAACCAGCCTGCCCGACGCGTTCGTGAGCGTCAAAGCAGCGAAGCGCGGCGAGGGTGTGACCAGCCTCGCGAACGTCCTCGGCAGCAACACGTTCGATCTCCTCGTCGCGGTGCCCGCGGGCGTGCTGGTCGCCGGCACCGCGCCGATCGACTTCGCCGCCACCGTCCCGATGATGGCGTTTCTCACCGTCGCGACGCTGGTGCTCTTTACCGTTCTCAGGACCGATCTGACGCTCACCGGACGGGAGGGCGGCGTCCTGTTGGGCGTCTACGGGGTGTTCGTCGGCTGGCTCGTTCTCGAAACCATCGGCGTGCTCGGATTTATCCCCGGCGTGTAGCGGTCGCTCCGCGTGACGCGGCCTCGAACTCCGACAGTATCATACCGCCGACCGCCGATCCGGCGGTATGGACCCTGTCGCAGTCATCGCCGTCGCGTTCTGGGCGATGCTGCCGGCGTACGTTCCGAACAACGCCGCCGTTCTCGTCGGCGGTGGTCGTCCCATCGACAACGGGCGGACGTGGCGCGGTGCGCGCGTGCTCGGCGACGGCAAGACGTGGCGCGGGACCGCCGCTGGCGCGATCGCGGGTATCGCGCTCGCACTCGTGCTGAATGCCGTCGAGCCCACCGTTTCGGGTGCGACCGGCCTCCCGCTTCCGACGTTTCCCCCCATCGCGATGGTCACACTGCCGATCGGCGCGATGGTCGGCGACGCGGCCGCTTCCTTCCTCAAGCGTCGCACCGGCCGCGAACGCGGCGCGGCGTTCCCCGGCGTCGACCAGTTCGATTTCG
The sequence above is a segment of the Halococcus salifodinae DSM 8989 genome. Coding sequences within it:
- a CDS encoding sodium:calcium antiporter, translating into MSATQVALYAVIAVVATAGVWKGSSLLERASDRLSTYYGLPAVVQGAIVAAVGSSFPELSAAVLSTLLHGEFDLGVSAIVGSAVFNILVIPALSGYFSRGDLEADRTLVYKEAQFYMLAVAGLLITFALAVIYNPTTPGSLVGTVTRPLALAPLALYALYVFIQYQDVIEHESTEPTDGINVVREWAVLAVSLVVIVIAVEGLVRAAIGFGDLFDTPSFIWGLTVVAAGTSLPDAFVSVKAAKRGEGVTSLANVLGSNTFDLLVAVPAGVLVAGTAPIDFAATVPMMAFLTVATLVLFTVLRTDLTLTGREGGVLLGVYGVFVGWLVLETIGVLGFIPGV
- a CDS encoding CDP-2,3-bis-(O-geranylgeranyl)-sn-glycerol synthase, producing the protein MDPVAVIAVAFWAMLPAYVPNNAAVLVGGGRPIDNGRTWRGARVLGDGKTWRGTAAGAIAGIALALVLNAVEPTVSGATGLPLPTFPPIAMVTLPIGAMVGDAAASFLKRRTGRERGAAFPGVDQFDFVLGALLLTALGAFEWFTATFTLPVLLVVLVATPLLHVGTNVIAYRVGLKSEPW